The region CCGGGGGAGGTCGTCGAAACCGCCTTCTCGAGTTCACGTCTCAACATGGTAGCGGCTGAGGGCAAAGAGCGGGGAGAGCTGACCCTGACGTTGAGCTCCCTCAACGCTACCGCGAGGTTTTTCTCCAGCGAGCATCCCGAACAGGCCTACCACCCGCGCCTGGAGCTGCAGGTTCAGGCGTGTTTTGAGCGGGTCAACCCGGCTCAAAAAAGCGCCATGGTGAGCGCGTTCTTTTCCGACAGGGTTTTTGAGGAGTCGGTGGAGCTCTTTGCCAATTCGCTGGGGGGCGACGAGTTCTACCTGCGCTTTGACTTCAGCGGCGTGCCCGCCAACGCGCAGATTGTCGATGTTCGCCTGACGCTGCACCCCCGAAGCGTGTGGGAAGAGAGCAACCTGATGCTCGACGCGCTCACCGAGCCCTGGGAGCCCGGCGTCGTCACCTACAACACGCGCCCGGCGTCCACGGGTGTGCCCCTGGACACCGCCACGCTGGCGAACGGCTCCCGGGAGGTGGTGGAGATGGAGAGCGATGCGCTCTTTGCCCACGTCCTGGAGCGCTACGAGGCCGGTCAGACCGTGGACCTGCGCGTCAGCGCCCTCCTGGGAGACACCGCCTTCCATGGCAGCGAGGCCCTTAACACCGCGCTGCGTCCTCGACTGACGGTGGTTTACGAGTAAAGCTTACGACGCCGTCAACGAGAGCTCACGGCGTCATAAAGAGCCCGAGTGCCACACCTTCCGAAGCGCCCCTTGTGGGCGCTTCGGGCGTTTCCTGGGGGGCTTGCCTCGGCCACGCCTTGCATATAGGCCGCGTGGTGGGGGATAGAGGGGGCCTGGTCATCACCTTTTCCGGTTCCGGAGCGTCCTATGGTGGAGCACGTGTGCCCGAAGCATCGTCGATCGAGAATGTGGCAGCGCCCGACCGGGTGGCTGGGCCTCCTGGTGCTGGTTGGCCTGAGTCTGGGGCCGGGCGGGCCGCTCCAGGCCCAACCCACCAGCGACGCCACCGAGGAGCAGCTGGAGGCGACGCTCCAGGCCTACGTCGACCAGGGTCATGCCCGGGGCGTGGCCGTCTGGCGTCGCGACGCCGAGGGCCGAGAGGTCCGCGCGTCGGTGGGCCTGGAGCAGCCGGTGGCGCAGGCGCGCTGGGACGCGGGCTCGATCACCAAGGTGTTCACCGCCGTGCTGCTGGCCGATCTGGAGTTGCAGGGGAAGGTGCAGCTCGACGCGCCGATCGCCGCCTGGCTGCCCGAAGGCTGTGAGCCGGCGGCCGACGTGGCCACGATCACCTTTGAGGAGCTCGCCACCCACCGCTCGGGGCTGCCGCGGCTGGCGCCCTCGGGCCCGGGGATGCGGCGGCCGCTGCTGCGGCGCTCCGACCCTTACGCGGGGGCCACCCCCGAGGAGATCTTTGAGGCCCTCTGCACCCTGCCCCGGGGCCAGCTGGCGACCCGCGGCGAGGTGGCGTACTCCAACTTTGCGGTAGCTCTGTTGGGGCAGGTGCTGGCGCGGGCCAGCGGCAGTGGCCTGAGCTATCAGGAGCTGATCACCGCGCGGGTGCTCCAGCCGCTGGGCTTAACCCAGAGCTCCTTTGCCCCGGAGGGCCCCCACCAGGAGCCCGGGTACCGCGCCAACCTCACCCGGGCCGGCGCCTGGCAGATGGACGCCTACGACCCGGCCGGGGGCCTGCGCCTGACCCTCGGGGATCTGGCCCGCTTTGCCACCGCCGGCCTGCAGGCCGACTTCCCCCCGCTGGCGCGCACCCTGGAGCCGCGCCATTCCAAAGATGGCGAGCCCCTGGTGGCGCTGGGTTGGTTCCTGCGCGAGATCGCGCGCCCCGATGGCCAGGGCAACGAGCGCATCTGGTGGCATAACGGAGGCACCGGCGGCTACTACTCCTTTGTGGCCTTTGCCCCGGAGTCGGGCCGGGCCATCGCCTTTTTGAGCAACTCCCACCAGACCAACGACTTCCCGCTGCGCCTGCTCGAAAACCCGGCCGCCCCCCCCGAAAAGCCCGAGTCGGCGCTCTTCTTTGTCATCATCGGCCTCGTGTTGCCCTGGCTGGCCCCCGAGGCCTTCTGGCGCCTGCGCCGCCGCCTCACACGCCCCCCGTCGCCGGCCGGGGCCCGGGAGGCCCCCCGGCCCCGGGGGCTCAAAGCCCTCTTCCCCACCCGACCAGCTGGCCGCCTCGATGCGCTGACCACGGCCCTGGAAGCCACCTTTTACCTGACGCTGACCTACCAGCTGGGCGCCTGGCAGGTGCTGACCCTGGGCCCCTGGCTCCTGGCCCTGGCGCTGACCCTGGCGCTGGGCGTGTGGACGGTGCCGGCGCTGGCAAAGGCCCCCTGGTTTGGTCGTCCCGGGCTCCGGGGCCGGGTGATGACCCTGGTGGGGCTGGGGGTGGGGGTGGTGTTGGTGGTGTGGGTGGTGGGGTGAGGGGGGACTACAGAAGTGCATATGTGGCCCCCCCGGAAGGGGGGGAATGCAAACGCTCATTTCGGGAGCCCTTGTTGAGAGCCTGCTGAACCCCCGGACATCCCGGCGTTAAGACACGAAGACACCCTTTTCAGGGTGTCTTTTTTGTTTTTTGATCGTCAGGGGTGAAAAAGGAAGGTTGAAATAATGTAACGCAGGGGGTTTACTACGCCCATCGACAGAGATGCAGGACGACTCGGAGGGATCGATGGGATACGTGGATTTCTTTCAAGCGCTTACAGGTGCGGTGCCCTATCCGTATCAGTGTGCGCTTAGTGAAGGTGGCTGGCCCGACCTGGTGGATGTGCCCACCGGGCTGGGGAAGACGGCCGCGATCGGGGTGGCCTGGCTCTATCGGCGTAGCCTAGGAGAGGCCGATACGCCGCGGCGTCTGGTCTGGTGTTTGCCGATGCGCTCGCTGGTAGAGCAGACTCACGCGGCATTTTCCGCCTGGGTGGAGAAGGCCGCCGAGCATTTTGAGCAGGTGCCCACGGTCAACATGCTGATGGGGGGGAACCAGGAGCTGGACTGGGCCCAGGAGCCTGAGCGCGACGCGGTGATCATCGGCACTCAAGACATGCTCCTCTCCCGGGCGTTGATGCGGGGTTATGGCATGAGCCGCTACGCCTGGCCGATGCACTATGCCTGGCTACATAACGACGCGCTCTGGGTCTTTGATGAGACGCAGCTCATGGGCGTGAGCGTACCCACCAGCGCCCAGCTCCAGGGGTTTCGCGACCGGTTGGGCACGGCCCGGCCCACGCATTCGATCTGGATGAGCGCGACCCTGAGCGCGCGCGACCTGCACACGGTCGACCACCGACCCGGCGACGAGGGCTGGCGAACCCATCGACTGGGCTCCCTCGATGAAGCGCACGACGCTGTACGCCAGCGCACCGGCGCTACCAAGGCTCTGCACAAGGCCCCCCCCACACTAACTCGCGACGTGACTAAAAATGGCGAGGGGCTTGAGGAACTCGCCGCGGCCATTCTCGACGCTCACATCGACGACTCTCTTACCCTGGTGGTGCTCAACCGGGTGTCGCGCGCGCAGATGCTCTTTGAGGAGCTCCAGAAGGTCGCCGGAGACGTGCCAGTGACGCTCTTGCACTCCCGCTTTCGCGCTGCCGAGCGTGGCGAGCACGCCCGGGCGCTTCAGGCTCCAGGGGGGCGTATCATCGTGGCCACCCAGGTGATCGAGGCCGGCGTCGACATCTCGGCGCGCACCCTCTTTAGCGAGCTGGCTCCCTGGCCCTCTTTCGTGCAGCGCGTGGGTCGATGCAACCGCTACGGGGAGTTCGACGATGCCCGCGTCTTCTGGATCGATCTCAGGGCGGAGAACGAAAAAGACGGCGACGTGCTCCTGCCCTACACCTTTGAGGAACTCAACGGCGCCCGCACTATTCTGAGCTCACTCGACGATGTGGGCCCCGAGCGCGTGCGCGCCATCGACTGGCAGCCCCCGCAGACGATTTACCCCGTTCTGCGTCGCCGCGATCTGCTCGAGCTCTTCGACACCACTGCCGATTTGAGTGGCAACGATCTCGATGTGTCGCGCTACATCCGCGAGGGCAACGACACCGACGTGTCTTTCTTCTGGCGAGCTCTCCAGGGGGAACCGCCGCATGCCGAGCTTCCCGAGCCCCGGGCTGAGGAGCTCTGCCGGGTGGCGATCGGGCCGGCGAAGGACTTTGCGACAAAGGATAAGAAGAAGAGCGAAGCCTGGCGTTTCGACCCCCTGGGGGAGCGCTGGGTCAAGGTGACCAAGCTGGCGCCGCCGCGTCCCGGGGAGGTGCTGCTGGTCGACTCGGCCACCGGAGGCTACGACCCGCAGCGCGGATTTATCGGGCTACCAAAGGGCAAGTTTGAGCCGGTGCCCGAGCTTCGCCTGGCGGACGAGGCCTCGGCGGTTGCCCGAATGAATGACGATCCGCGCACCTACACCGGTGCCTGGCAGAGTCTGGCCGAGCATAGCGCCGATGTGGTGGCGCAGGCCGAGCAGGTCGCCGAAGCCTTTGAATTGCCGGAGCGTTGGCAGCGCTGGTTGTTGGAGGCCGCGCGCTGGCATGACGTGGGTAAGTCGCACCCGGTGTTTCAGCAGATGTTGCTTACCCCGGCTGCAGGGAGCCAGGAGCCCCCGGCCGACCCGGACATCCTCTGGGCCAAGTCGGCGCATCGCCGCGGACGCTACCAGCGTAAGTACTTCCGCCATGAGCTGGCCTCGGCGCTGGCCTTTCTGGCCGAGCATCCCCCCGGACGCGACACCAACGCGGTGGCCTACATGATCGCCGCCCACCACGGGAAGGTGCGCCTGAGCCTGCGCTCGCTGCCGGCCGAAGACGCCCCCGAAGACGGGCGCCTCTTTGCCCGCGGGGTGCATCAGGGCGACGCCCTGCCGGTGATCCCGCTGGACGAGGCCACCACCCTGGGGCCCTTCACCCTCGACCTCTCCCCGATGCGTCTGGGGCAGGGCTCCTGGCTGGAGCGCTGCCTCGACCTGCGCGACGCCCCGGAGCTGGGCCCCTTTTGCCTGGCCTGGCTCGAATCCCTGCTTCGCCTGGCCGACCAGCGCGCCAGCGCACTCGCTACTCAGGAGGCCCGATGAACCCCACGCACACGCTTACGTTGAGCGGCTGCAAGCCCTCCCCGCTGGCCCATTACCTCAAGTCGCTGGCCGTGCTTCGCCTGGTCGCCGAGCAGGCCGACCCTCTGGCCCGCGGCTACTGGAAAGACGAGCGCTTTCATCTGGTCAGCCGCCTGACCCGACCCGAGCTGCTCTCGTTTTTTCTCAATGACTATCAGCCCTCGCCGGTGATCGCGCCGTGGAATGGGGGCAGCGGGTTTAGCCCTAAAGACAACACCGATGCGATGGAAGCGATCATGGCCGGAGCGTCATCGCGCCATGCCTGCTATCGGCAGACGATCGCCACTGCAAAGGGGGTTCGTGAGCGCCTTGGAATTGAACTCAAGGTGTCGTCGGCGGATGAGAAGGCCACACTCCTAACCGGGTGTCGGGCTTCGCTCCCCGATGAGGCGCTCGACTGGTTTGATGCGGCGGTAGTGTTGCTGGATGACGGGCCATCGTATCCGCCCTTGTTGGGAACCGGCGGCAACGATGGTCGTCTGGATTTTACTAATAACTACATGCAGCGTCTCAATGACGTGGTGGACCCTGATAGCGGGCTTCCGACGCCGATGGCCGCTGCCTGGCTAGAGGCGGCGCTTTATGGCGCTTCGGTCGATGCGCTGGGGCGAAAGCAGTCCATCGGACAGTTTTTCCCGGGGGCGGCAGGGGGGGCCAACGCCACGCAGGGGTTTGACGCCGACTCCCTCATCAACCCCTGGGATTTTGTGCTGATGCTCGAGGGAGCGTTGCTCTTTGCCGCGGCATCATCGCGACGTCTGGAGAGCGCGAGGGGAGGGGCGATGAGCGCGCCCTTTACGGTGCGGGCGTCCGGCGTGGGCTACGGCAGCTCCAGTGGTGCCGACAGTGGCGATTCTCGTGGCGAAATCTGGTTGCCCTTGTGGTCGCAGCCGAGCACGTATCACGAGTTGAGGGCGCTGTTTTCGGAGGGGCGAGTGACCGTGAGTCAGCGCCCGGCCCAAAACGGGGTGGACTTTGCGCGTGCAGTCGCCTCGCTGGGGGTGGATCGGGGGCTTGTCGCCTTTGAGCGCACCGGGTTTCAGTTGCGCAACGGTCTGGCCTACTTCGCGATCCCGCTGGGGCGCATCCCCGTGCAGCGAAACGCCCGCGTCGATCTGCTCAACGCCATCGATCCCTGGCTGGATCGTTTCTTTCGGCAGGCCGGGGCGAAGACGGCACCGGGGAGAGTGGCTTCGGCGGCGCGTCAACTCGAAGAAGCGATCTTTGAGCTCAGTGCGCAGCAGGCAGGGCAGGGCGGCGCGCCGCTCCTGGGGCTCTTGCTGGCGTTGGGCAACGCGCAACGCGCGCTGGCGGGAAGCTATGCCTGGAGTAGGGAGCAGGACGGGCTGAAGCCCCTGGTGCTCAAAGACCCGCGCTGGGTGCTTGATGCCTACGAGCAGAGCGCGGAGTTTCGGCTGGCCGCGGCGCTGGCGAGCCTGCGTGGGCGCTATGGTAGCGGGGGCGACGCTAACAAAGGGCGCCAGCGCGTGTTTCGCGAGCATCTGGAGCCGGTGGAGCCCACCAGGGACGGCTGGCGCTGGGCCGAGAACCACAGCCGCGACGTGGTGTGGAACGACGCCCGACCGGTGGAGAGCATGCAGGCGGTGTTGAAGCGCCGGCTGATTCTGGCCAGCCAGGCCGGCTGCCCCCATTGGCCCGACACGGGAGGGCGCAGCGCGCGACTGGAGGACGTCACCGCCTTTATCGAGGGGCGCATCGACGAGCGGAAGTTTGGCGCGTTGGTGACGGCTTTGAGCCTGATGGAAAGCCTCCCGGCGTTGCCCGCGCCGGAGCTAGAAACCTGGGGGCCTGATGCCATCTATGGCCTGCTCAAGCTCTGCTTTGCCGGCTGGCCGGTGCGCGAGCAGCACCTGCCCATTCACAGCGCCATCATCTACCGGGCGCTCTCCGGAGCGCCGCAGGCTCTGAGCATCGCCGCTCGTCGGCTGCGGGCCAGCGGGCTGCCGCCAGCGGTCGGGGCGGTGCACGCCAGCCCCGAGCAGCTGCGCCGAGCCAGCGCCGCGCTCCTCTTTCCGCTGGCCTCCCGCGACATCGATTATCTGGCCCGGGGGCTGCTGCGCCCGGCGCGTGAGCAGGCCGATTAAGTTGCCTGTTTTATAAGTGTTTTGCCCGCGTTGTACTTCACTCTCACCTGTGACCTGAATCCTTTAAGGAGCTTCTTATGTATTTTGATGCACTCGCCAACGACCCGCGCCTTTTGATCGAAGCCGACCTCAAGCCCATTCAGGGGCATCGCTTTCAGCCTACGGGCTTTCCGGATCTGGGGGCGGCCACCTATCAGGCCCCCGACGGCACTCAGATGCTTCTGGTGGAGTCGGCCCAGAGCATGGCCAACCGTCTGGAGTCCACCGCCTGGGATGAGGGCGCTCAGGCGCTGGTCGAGCCGCTGAAAGGGTTGCCCTACGTGAAGTCCATCATTGAGGGGGGGAAAGAGACCAACTCGCTGCTGGAGGCCCATCGCCTCAACTCCCCTTACATCGTCAAATCCGATGAGTTCGACGGGATCAAAGAGGAGATCGGCTTTGATAAGAACAGCCCCTTTGACCGCCGCAAGCTGGTCCACGCGCTGGCGAAGTACGACGTGAATAGCCTGCTGCACGGCATCTTTTTGGAGAAGGTCGGCGGCACGGTGCGCCTGCCTCGGGCGGTCAGCGGGTTTATTGAGGCGCGCAATGTGGGCGTGGCGGCGTATGGGGGCGTGAAGGTCGATCGTGTGCAGCCGGCCACCGGTGAAAACACCCCCTATGGCAGGGCGAACGAGGGCTATGGCAACGTGCCCTACCACCGAGAAGACTACACCGGAGAGGTCACCGCTTACTTCAACCTCGATCTGGCGCAGATCCGGGGCTACGGGCTGGGGCAGGCCGGCGAAGAGCTCTTGATCGGGCTGGCACTCTATAAGATCCGCCGCTTTTTGCGCGAGGGCCTGCGTCTGCGCACCGCCTGCGACTTTGATCTGAAGGAGCTGCGTGTCACGCGTCCCACCGGCTACAGCCTGCCCGAGCTCAGTCAGCTCGAAGAGGCGATGCCGACGTTGATCGAGGCGGCCTCCGGTCTCTTTGCCGACGAGCCGATCACGGTTGTTCACTTTAAGCCCAAGAAGAAGTGAGATCCCTTATGACGGACGAACTAACGATAGCGTTGCGCTACACCTCGGGGCATGCGCACGCCACCCCCTGGGATCGCCAGGTCAACGAAGGGGTGGTGGAGTGGCCGCCCTCGCCCTGGCGCCTGCTGCGGACGTTGATCAGCGTGCGCCATTTCAAGGCGCGCGATGAGGTCAGCGAAGAGGCGCTGGCTATGCTGCTAAAGGAGCTGAGTGAAGTGGCGCCGCTCTGGCAGCTTCCCGAGGCGGTGCAGGCCCATACGCGCCACTACATGCCCAACGAGACGTCGACGACCAAGGTCTTCGACACCTTTTTGGTGGTCGATCGTGACACCCCGGCGATCGCGCATTTTCCCGGGTTGGTGCTCTCCTCGGTGGCCGGGGAGGCGCTTAACGTGCTCTTGCCCCGGGTGGCCTACCTGGGGCGCGCCGAGTCCTGGGTGAGCATCGAGCGCGTGGCGTTGCCAGAGACCTTCGCTCCCAATGCCGGCCCGGCCGGGATGTTTGAGGTACCACCGGGCAGCGAGTCGACCCGGCAGCTGATGCCGCTGACGCCCGAGGAGCTGGCGATCTGGCGGGAGGGCTACCGCGAGGCAATGCTTCAGCGTCAGCTCGACGCCGAGCGCCAGACGGCCATCAAGAGGGGCAAAGACCCCGACACGGCCAGGCTCTCCAAAAAGAAGCGGCAGAACATTGAAGACGCGCTCCCTTCGTCGGTGGTGGCAGTGCTTGGGGCCGAGACCGACCGGCTGCAGAAGGCCGGCTGGAGCCAACCTCCGGGCTCGCGCTGGGTGGACTACGTGCGTCCTCCGGTTAAGAGCTGGCTGCCGCCGAAGGTCGAAGCGCCAAAAGTGGTGGGTGCGCCGACTGTGGCGCGCTACGCCGTTGCCAGCCAGGTCCCCCCG is a window of Lujinxingia litoralis DNA encoding:
- the cas3g gene encoding type I-G CRISPR-associated helicase/endonuclease Cas3g, which produces MGYVDFFQALTGAVPYPYQCALSEGGWPDLVDVPTGLGKTAAIGVAWLYRRSLGEADTPRRLVWCLPMRSLVEQTHAAFSAWVEKAAEHFEQVPTVNMLMGGNQELDWAQEPERDAVIIGTQDMLLSRALMRGYGMSRYAWPMHYAWLHNDALWVFDETQLMGVSVPTSAQLQGFRDRLGTARPTHSIWMSATLSARDLHTVDHRPGDEGWRTHRLGSLDEAHDAVRQRTGATKALHKAPPTLTRDVTKNGEGLEELAAAILDAHIDDSLTLVVLNRVSRAQMLFEELQKVAGDVPVTLLHSRFRAAERGEHARALQAPGGRIIVATQVIEAGVDISARTLFSELAPWPSFVQRVGRCNRYGEFDDARVFWIDLRAENEKDGDVLLPYTFEELNGARTILSSLDDVGPERVRAIDWQPPQTIYPVLRRRDLLELFDTTADLSGNDLDVSRYIREGNDTDVSFFWRALQGEPPHAELPEPRAEELCRVAIGPAKDFATKDKKKSEAWRFDPLGERWVKVTKLAPPRPGEVLLVDSATGGYDPQRGFIGLPKGKFEPVPELRLADEASAVARMNDDPRTYTGAWQSLAEHSADVVAQAEQVAEAFELPERWQRWLLEAARWHDVGKSHPVFQQMLLTPAAGSQEPPADPDILWAKSAHRRGRYQRKYFRHELASALAFLAEHPPGRDTNAVAYMIAAHHGKVRLSLRSLPAEDAPEDGRLFARGVHQGDALPVIPLDEATTLGPFTLDLSPMRLGQGSWLERCLDLRDAPELGPFCLAWLESLLRLADQRASALATQEAR
- the csb2 gene encoding type I-G CRISPR-associated protein Csb2, with amino-acid sequence MTDELTIALRYTSGHAHATPWDRQVNEGVVEWPPSPWRLLRTLISVRHFKARDEVSEEALAMLLKELSEVAPLWQLPEAVQAHTRHYMPNETSTTKVFDTFLVVDRDTPAIAHFPGLVLSSVAGEALNVLLPRVAYLGRAESWVSIERVALPETFAPNAGPAGMFEVPPGSESTRQLMPLTPEELAIWREGYREAMLQRQLDAERQTAIKRGKDPDTARLSKKKRQNIEDALPSSVVAVLGAETDRLQKAGWSQPPGSRWVDYVRPPVKSWLPPKVEAPKVVGAPTVARYAVASQVPPRLTTALYQCEKLHKTLASRTDDNVTLTGVDALGRPLKGHQHAFVFAEANDPVTDRITHLNVWAPAGFSEQAQRRVLDGVQRLWGKDGHDLQLILLGVGTPEDFGGFNARAGQAPIYGESKVWRSLTPFVGTRHPKKRKNGEAKRDARGLTIGGDAHDLLRLLKLQGFPEVERIEALDALPIAGRQVRWLEFATRRPRGGGKRGPNHGTGFAIEFAEPVRGPIAVGYGAHYGLGLFSPVEVSG
- the cas7g gene encoding type I-G CRISPR-associated RAMP protein Csb1/Cas7g, which codes for MYFDALANDPRLLIEADLKPIQGHRFQPTGFPDLGAATYQAPDGTQMLLVESAQSMANRLESTAWDEGAQALVEPLKGLPYVKSIIEGGKETNSLLEAHRLNSPYIVKSDEFDGIKEEIGFDKNSPFDRRKLVHALAKYDVNSLLHGIFLEKVGGTVRLPRAVSGFIEARNVGVAAYGGVKVDRVQPATGENTPYGRANEGYGNVPYHREDYTGEVTAYFNLDLAQIRGYGLGQAGEELLIGLALYKIRRFLREGLRLRTACDFDLKELRVTRPTGYSLPELSQLEEAMPTLIEAASGLFADEPITVVHFKPKKK
- a CDS encoding serine hydrolase domain-containing protein; this translates as MWQRPTGWLGLLVLVGLSLGPGGPLQAQPTSDATEEQLEATLQAYVDQGHARGVAVWRRDAEGREVRASVGLEQPVAQARWDAGSITKVFTAVLLADLELQGKVQLDAPIAAWLPEGCEPAADVATITFEELATHRSGLPRLAPSGPGMRRPLLRRSDPYAGATPEEIFEALCTLPRGQLATRGEVAYSNFAVALLGQVLARASGSGLSYQELITARVLQPLGLTQSSFAPEGPHQEPGYRANLTRAGAWQMDAYDPAGGLRLTLGDLARFATAGLQADFPPLARTLEPRHSKDGEPLVALGWFLREIARPDGQGNERIWWHNGGTGGYYSFVAFAPESGRAIAFLSNSHQTNDFPLRLLENPAAPPEKPESALFFVIIGLVLPWLAPEAFWRLRRRLTRPPSPAGAREAPRPRGLKALFPTRPAGRLDALTTALEATFYLTLTYQLGAWQVLTLGPWLLALALTLALGVWTVPALAKAPWFGRPGLRGRVMTLVGLGVGVVLVVWVVG
- the cas8g1 gene encoding type I-G CRISPR-associated protein Cas8g1/Csx17 encodes the protein MNPTHTLTLSGCKPSPLAHYLKSLAVLRLVAEQADPLARGYWKDERFHLVSRLTRPELLSFFLNDYQPSPVIAPWNGGSGFSPKDNTDAMEAIMAGASSRHACYRQTIATAKGVRERLGIELKVSSADEKATLLTGCRASLPDEALDWFDAAVVLLDDGPSYPPLLGTGGNDGRLDFTNNYMQRLNDVVDPDSGLPTPMAAAWLEAALYGASVDALGRKQSIGQFFPGAAGGANATQGFDADSLINPWDFVLMLEGALLFAAASSRRLESARGGAMSAPFTVRASGVGYGSSSGADSGDSRGEIWLPLWSQPSTYHELRALFSEGRVTVSQRPAQNGVDFARAVASLGVDRGLVAFERTGFQLRNGLAYFAIPLGRIPVQRNARVDLLNAIDPWLDRFFRQAGAKTAPGRVASAARQLEEAIFELSAQQAGQGGAPLLGLLLALGNAQRALAGSYAWSREQDGLKPLVLKDPRWVLDAYEQSAEFRLAAALASLRGRYGSGGDANKGRQRVFREHLEPVEPTRDGWRWAENHSRDVVWNDARPVESMQAVLKRRLILASQAGCPHWPDTGGRSARLEDVTAFIEGRIDERKFGALVTALSLMESLPALPAPELETWGPDAIYGLLKLCFAGWPVREQHLPIHSAIIYRALSGAPQALSIAARRLRASGLPPAVGAVHASPEQLRRASAALLFPLASRDIDYLARGLLRPAREQAD